In one window of Halomarina pelagica DNA:
- the fer gene encoding ferredoxin Fer codes for MPTVEYLNYEVLDDQGWDLNDDDLFDKAADAGFDDEDYGSLDVNEGEYILEAAEAQGYDWPFSCRAGACANCAAILFEGEIEMDMQQILSDEEVEDKNVRLTCIGSPAADEVRIVYNAKHLDYLQNRVI; via the coding sequence ATGCCCACTGTTGAATACCTCAACTACGAAGTGCTAGACGACCAGGGCTGGGACCTCAACGACGACGACCTGTTCGACAAGGCCGCGGACGCCGGCTTCGACGACGAGGACTACGGCTCGCTCGACGTAAACGAGGGCGAGTACATCCTCGAGGCCGCCGAGGCACAGGGCTACGACTGGCCGTTCTCGTGCCGCGCCGGGGCCTGCGCGAACTGCGCCGCCATCCTCTTCGAGGGGGAGATCGAGATGGACATGCAGCAGATCCTGAGCGACGAGGAGGTCGAGGACAAGAACGTGCGCCTGACCTGCATCGGCTCGCCCGCCGCCGACGAGGTCAGGATCGTCTACAACGCGAAGCACCTGGACTACCTCCAGAACCGCGTCATCTAA
- a CDS encoding inorganic phosphate transporter, protein MFELLLLVGLAVAVFVGFNIGGSSTGVAFGPAVGSGTVSKIVAAALMTGFALLGGWTVGRNVVATMGGEIVPSSQFTLAASVAVLFFVGVALLISNLFGVPASTSMTAVGAIAGLGVATGTLDWAKMGQIVSWWLVSPILAFWVCAVIGRYLYPYLDAFLQLDSPGDEVTLRERVGTVLVVAIGCYMAFSAGASNTANAIAPLVGSGAISVDFGVLLAGAAIGLGAFTIARRTLDTVGNDLTDLPLTAALVVEVISASIITFLSVLGIPASLAVSATMCIVGLGWGRASRTMTPSQAASAAMGRDGPGLSVDALAADGRGGSTGVSDIPRIGEEDPDALTAGDLFDSRATARVVVLWVLTPTISAVAAFLVFEFLPIF, encoded by the coding sequence GTGTTCGAACTACTCCTGCTCGTCGGTCTCGCGGTCGCCGTCTTCGTCGGGTTCAACATCGGCGGTTCCTCGACGGGCGTCGCGTTCGGCCCCGCGGTCGGGAGCGGGACGGTCTCGAAGATCGTCGCCGCCGCGCTGATGACCGGCTTCGCGCTCCTCGGCGGGTGGACCGTGGGTCGGAACGTGGTCGCCACGATGGGAGGCGAGATCGTCCCGTCGAGCCAGTTCACGCTCGCGGCCAGCGTCGCCGTCCTCTTCTTCGTCGGCGTCGCGCTGCTGATCTCGAACCTGTTCGGCGTCCCCGCCTCGACGTCGATGACCGCCGTCGGCGCGATCGCGGGGCTGGGCGTCGCCACCGGGACGCTCGACTGGGCGAAGATGGGCCAGATCGTCTCGTGGTGGCTCGTCTCTCCCATCCTCGCCTTCTGGGTCTGCGCCGTCATCGGTCGCTACCTCTACCCCTACCTCGACGCCTTCCTGCAACTCGACTCGCCCGGCGACGAGGTGACGCTCCGCGAGCGCGTGGGGACGGTGCTCGTCGTCGCCATCGGCTGTTACATGGCGTTCTCGGCCGGCGCGTCGAACACCGCGAACGCCATCGCGCCGCTGGTCGGGAGCGGCGCGATCTCCGTCGACTTCGGCGTGCTCCTCGCGGGGGCCGCCATCGGCCTCGGCGCGTTCACCATCGCCCGCCGGACCCTCGACACGGTCGGCAACGACCTCACCGATCTGCCGCTCACCGCGGCGCTCGTCGTCGAGGTGATCAGCGCGAGCATCATCACCTTCCTCTCCGTGCTCGGCATCCCCGCGAGCCTCGCCGTGAGCGCGACGATGTGCATCGTCGGGCTCGGCTGGGGGCGGGCGAGCCGGACGATGACGCCCTCGCAGGCCGCGAGCGCCGCGATGGGACGGGACGGCCCCGGGCTCTCGGTCGACGCGCTCGCCGCCGACGGTCGCGGCGGATCGACGGGCGTGAGCGACATTCCGCGCATCGGCGAGGAGGACCCCGACGCGCTCACCGCGGGCGACCTCTTCGACTCGCGGGCGACCGCGCGGGTCGTCGTGCTCTGGGTGCTCACCCCGACGATCTCCGCCGTAGCCGCCTTCCTCGTCTTCGAGTTCCTCCCGATCTTCTGA
- the hisA gene encoding 1-(5-phosphoribosyl)-5-[(5-phosphoribosylamino)methylideneamino]imidazole-4-carboxamide isomerase, whose amino-acid sequence MFPEFEVIPAVDMQDGRVVQLVGGERGTGRTYGDPVDAAERWVGAGARTLHLVDLDGAFEGERVNAEAVERIVETVDVDVQLGGGIRTAADATGLLDRGVDRVILGTAAVETPEIVEAISADHPGTVMVSLDARGGEVVVSGWTEGTGLDPADAAGRYEDLGAGAILFTDVDVEGQLEGVRTAPVERVVEAVDVPVVASGGVATLDDVLALRDAGAAAVVVGSALYEGRFTLADAFTAVA is encoded by the coding sequence ATGTTTCCGGAGTTCGAGGTGATCCCCGCGGTCGACATGCAGGACGGACGGGTGGTCCAGCTGGTCGGGGGGGAGCGCGGAACCGGGCGAACCTACGGCGACCCCGTCGACGCCGCCGAGCGGTGGGTCGGGGCGGGCGCGCGCACCCTCCACCTGGTGGACCTCGACGGGGCGTTCGAGGGAGAGCGGGTCAACGCGGAGGCCGTCGAGCGGATCGTCGAGACCGTCGACGTGGACGTCCAGCTCGGCGGGGGGATCAGGACCGCCGCCGACGCGACGGGTCTCCTCGACCGCGGCGTCGACCGGGTGATCCTCGGCACCGCCGCCGTCGAGACGCCCGAGATCGTCGAGGCGATCAGCGCCGACCACCCCGGGACGGTGATGGTGAGCCTCGACGCGCGCGGCGGCGAGGTCGTCGTCTCCGGCTGGACGGAGGGGACCGGCCTCGATCCGGCCGACGCCGCCGGACGCTACGAGGACCTCGGTGCGGGCGCGATCCTGTTCACCGACGTGGACGTGGAGGGACAACTGGAGGGGGTTCGGACGGCTCCCGTCGAACGCGTCGTGGAGGCCGTTGACGTCCCGGTCGTTGCCAGCGGCGGCGTCGCCACGCTCGACGACGTGCTCGCGCTCCGCGACGCTGGCGCGGCCGCAGTCGTCGTCGGGAGCGCGCTCTACGAGGGCCGATTCACGCTGGCGGACGCGTTCACCGCCGTGGCGTAG